Genomic DNA from Pseudomonas helmanticensis:
TCGCTGTACTGCTGGACGAGCCACCGCTGTCACGCGTACAGATTGAGGAGACTCTGCAAACGGCGCGTGCACGGGAGGCGTTCGAGCGCATCATTCTTGCGCTTGATCGAGCGGGAGCACGTGCGCCGAGTCACGATCTGCTGGCACAGGCGCGCGCGGCGCTGGTCAGGTTTGACCAGGAAAAGAAAATGGCGCAGGTCGCCGAGCGCGGATTCTTCGGCCGTGAAATGGAGTATGCGCGAGTCGCCGCATGGCTGGATTTTCCAGCGCTGGCGCCGCCTGCAAGCTGCCTGTTTCTGACCGGGGCTCCTGGAATCGGCAAGTCAACGCTGTTGGCCGAGTCGGTTCGGCGCATTTACGTCCAACAACGGCCGTTGATCTTGCGCCTTGATTTTGACCGCGCGGGGCTTGATGTCCAGGATTTGCTCGGCCTGACCATGGAGGCCACGCGACAGCTTGCAGACCAGCTGGATATCGGCATCAAGGAGTTGCAAGACGCTCGACTCAAGGCCGGCGAAGTGTTCGACAAGGAAAAGGCCAGCCATTCGACCAATCGTCATGCGCTGCCGACCACCCTTGTCCGTCGATTGGGCGCGGCGGTCGCCTCATCACGGCGCCCGGTGCTGGTGGTTCTTGATACGCTGGAGGTGCTGCGCAGTCGCGGCGAAACCCATCCGGTCAGACTGTTCGATTGGCTTGATAGTTTGCTGGAGCACGGCGTGAAGCCAATGCACGTGCTGGCGGCGGGACGAGGTGACGCGCTCGACAGTGTGCAGCGCATAGCCGACAAACTGTCGAATAGCCGTCCCCGACACCTTGAGCATTTCGAACTGATGGGGCTGGATTTCCATTCGGCCAGTGAGTTTCTGTTCAAACTCGGTGCACCGCAGCGCTACTGGCGTGAATTGCTTGAACTGGCCCAAGGCAACCCGCTCAAGCTGCGCCTGGGGGCAGAAATCTCCAAGCGTACCGGCGACAAACGCTTGCCACGGCGTAAACGGGGCGAAGAGATCAGTTCGGCGTTCCTCTACAGATTGCTCCTGTCACGTATCGACGACCCGCTGCTCAAACGGCTCGCCCATCCGGGCCTGATCGTCAGGCGTATCAATGCCCAAGTGATTCGTGAAGTTCTGGCACCGGCATTGGGCCTTGGCAAGCTGACCATCGAGCACGCGGAAAAGCTCTGGGAGCAATTGGCGACTCAGCATTGGCTGGTCGAGCCTGATCCCGGCGCACCGGGGTTTCTCAAACATCGCAGCGATATGCGCGCGCTGTTGCTGCCTCTGCTTTACAGCACCAGCGCGATCAAATCGGCACGAGTAGATGCGGCGGCACTGCGCTGGTTTGCCAAGCTCGATCAGCCTTGGGCTCAGGTTGAAACGGTGTATCACCAACTGCAACTGACTCGCGTGGGGCATACGCTGCCGAGCGTGCCCAGTCAAATTGCTGCGCAGTTTGATGAGCAGACGCTGGAAGAGTTGCCCCGCCCGGTGGCTGACGGCTTGCGCAGTATTCGCGGCGAGCGCAGTAGCGCGTTGCGTGAGGACTGGTCGACCGGTTCACCGGGGCGCGAGGCGGTGATCGTGCGTGAAAGCCTGACGATCCTCAAACGTCAGGACTGGGTGGAAGGGGCTTATCTGGCGCGCAGCATTGTCAGTGAGGGCGATCTGGATGTTCGCTCCCCGGCGGCGGATGCGGTGCGCATGCTGCTTTGGCGATCGGGGCAGTGGGCTGAGGCGAAGCGCTGGCTGGCGGAGCGCGATCGCTTCACCGACTCAGACGCTGACGTTTATGAGTTGCCAGAAGAGCTGGCATTGGTTCGGCTGGAAATGCGTGCCGAATTCAGCCCGGATCGGCTGCGTCAGCGCTGGCGGGAATGGCAACCGGGCATAGAACGCCTTGCCCAGGCTGCGGATTCGGCGAGTGACGACTGTGCCCATTACGGGGCGCTGGCGTTGTTAATGGACAATCTGCCCACGCCTTGCGAGTTCGCTTCCCGGCAAAAACGCAATGGTAATTTCGCCGCTGCAGCCCGCAACGTCTGGCTTGACGGTTCAGGCAACAGGGTGGCCGGAGCGGTCGATTTTGGTTATCAGCGTATGGCGCGCGTCATTCGGCAGAACTCTACGCAGGAAACCTTCGAGGTCGGCCGGGCGCTCGCCACACTGACGCCGTATGCGTCTTTCGCCAAAAACCTGATGGTAATACCGCAGGATCGCGAGTTACTCGGTGCCGCCGAGCGTTTTGCCGATTTGGTCGGCCGGGCTGGCGGGCTGATTGAACAGTGGCCACCAGAACCTGTACGGATGAACTCCAACGACCCTTTGGGTACGTTGACCGATATAGGTCTTTTTGCCGATTGGGCGCAGGCCTGCGCATTCGTCAGCCGCGACGAAAACCTTTTACTGATTGGCCGCGCCGCCGAGCGCTGGCGACGAACCATGGCCGGTAATTGGTCGATTGGGCGGCGGTTTGGCCGTTGGGAGCAGCGTCCGTTGCTGGATAACACCGTCGAGGCGCGCTTGCGTTTTCTGCTCGGGTCGAAAAATCCTTTGCAACTGGCCCAGGAGCAAATCCGGGTGTGGGATGAAAGCATGCCCTCTGCTGGGCTGTGGTCGTTGTTACGCAAACGGATCAATGCATCACGGGCTGTGCCGAAAGGTCAGTCAGCGGATCCTGAATTACCTCGCGTTATTACCCGTCAACTGCTGTCACGCGCAATCCCCGCAGTATTCGCGCCGGCACTGACAGTCTTGATCCTGCACGGTGAACTGTGAAACAGGGGAGGTTGGCATGACGAACGAAGAACGGATAAACAATTTGAAAGCGAAGCTGACGCCAGAGATGGAAGCGGCGGTTCAAGAGGCTTTCAATAGCGGCCGGCTACCGGAATCGCTATGGAGTGGATTCTCCGGCGCCAGTCTTGAGTCCATAAAAGCTGGTGGTAGCCTTGAGTCGATACTGGGGCAGGGCACTCCGGGTAATTTCGAGGCGATAATCAAACTGGTCGGACGCCCTTCAATGTTGGTCAGTAATGACCGCGTGGAGCTGCAACCTTTGCCGAAATTGCCGCCGCAAACCTCCACGCTGATCCGTGGTGTCGAGCAGTGGATTCCCTCGGTGGGTCGCATCGAATTTCGCAATTATCAAATGGCTTGGGGTGGTACAGGCTGGGTGGTAGAGCATTCCGGGGCGGGCACGCTGGTCGTGACCAATCGTCATGTCGCCAAGCTGGTCGCCCTCCGTAACGCGGATGGCACCGGGGTGTTCCTGCGCAACACCTCCGGTATACGCATGGGCGCCGCCATCGATTTTGGCGAAGAAGTCCACAGCCAGGTCGGCGACCGCAGCCGCACCGCCGCGCTGACCAAGGTTCAGTATCTGGCCGACGATGCCGCCGCCGACGTCGCCTTGCTGTTGATCGAGACGGCAGATTTCGCCCTGCCTACCCCCATGCAACTGATTGAAGACTCTGAGTCTGTTCAGATAGACGAATTGGTCGCTTTGATCGGCTATCCGGCCTACGACTCACGCAATAACGCCGATGCGCAAGCGAACTACTTCGGCCAACTCTATGAGGTCAAGCGCTTCGCTCCGGGTTTGATCATGCAGCCGCCAGGCGCCAATCAGGTACTGTCCTATGACTGCACAAGCCTGGGCGGCAACTCTGGTTCGCCGGTGATCCGCCTGAGCGACGGCAAGGTCGTCGGCTTGCATTTCAGCGGGGCTTACCTGCAGGAGAACAGTGCGGTTCCAGCGGCGCGGATACGGGAACTGGTGCAGGGTCTGCGTCCGGTTTCCGTGCAGTTGCAGGCGCAAGCGCACACGACTGCGCTGGTTGAAGCCGCCGATGGTAGCCACAACGCCGCCTGGTTCAGTCAACGAAAAGGCTTCGATACGGCCTTTCTGAAAAC
This window encodes:
- a CDS encoding ATP-binding protein codes for the protein MNSTKEKDALLFAALSGPFKPGQALTTLKAASGPGEFAMAATRLADFCDTRPADAEGFWLIRTPTRHALLEALSEPALVAGVAKRRRLETDEQTRDLLAVLLDEPPLSRVQIEETLQTARAREAFERIILALDRAGARAPSHDLLAQARAALVRFDQEKKMAQVAERGFFGREMEYARVAAWLDFPALAPPASCLFLTGAPGIGKSTLLAESVRRIYVQQRPLILRLDFDRAGLDVQDLLGLTMEATRQLADQLDIGIKELQDARLKAGEVFDKEKASHSTNRHALPTTLVRRLGAAVASSRRPVLVVLDTLEVLRSRGETHPVRLFDWLDSLLEHGVKPMHVLAAGRGDALDSVQRIADKLSNSRPRHLEHFELMGLDFHSASEFLFKLGAPQRYWRELLELAQGNPLKLRLGAEISKRTGDKRLPRRKRGEEISSAFLYRLLLSRIDDPLLKRLAHPGLIVRRINAQVIREVLAPALGLGKLTIEHAEKLWEQLATQHWLVEPDPGAPGFLKHRSDMRALLLPLLYSTSAIKSARVDAAALRWFAKLDQPWAQVETVYHQLQLTRVGHTLPSVPSQIAAQFDEQTLEELPRPVADGLRSIRGERSSALREDWSTGSPGREAVIVRESLTILKRQDWVEGAYLARSIVSEGDLDVRSPAADAVRMLLWRSGQWAEAKRWLAERDRFTDSDADVYELPEELALVRLEMRAEFSPDRLRQRWREWQPGIERLAQAADSASDDCAHYGALALLMDNLPTPCEFASRQKRNGNFAAAARNVWLDGSGNRVAGAVDFGYQRMARVIRQNSTQETFEVGRALATLTPYASFAKNLMVIPQDRELLGAAERFADLVGRAGGLIEQWPPEPVRMNSNDPLGTLTDIGLFADWAQACAFVSRDENLLLIGRAAERWRRTMAGNWSIGRRFGRWEQRPLLDNTVEARLRFLLGSKNPLQLAQEQIRVWDESMPSAGLWSLLRKRINASRAVPKGQSADPELPRVITRQLLSRAIPAVFAPALTVLILHGEL
- a CDS encoding DNA/RNA non-specific endonuclease — its product is MTNEERINNLKAKLTPEMEAAVQEAFNSGRLPESLWSGFSGASLESIKAGGSLESILGQGTPGNFEAIIKLVGRPSMLVSNDRVELQPLPKLPPQTSTLIRGVEQWIPSVGRIEFRNYQMAWGGTGWVVEHSGAGTLVVTNRHVAKLVALRNADGTGVFLRNTSGIRMGAAIDFGEEVHSQVGDRSRTAALTKVQYLADDAAADVALLLIETADFALPTPMQLIEDSESVQIDELVALIGYPAYDSRNNADAQANYFGQLYEVKRFAPGLIMQPPGANQVLSYDCTSLGGNSGSPVIRLSDGKVVGLHFSGAYLQENSAVPAARIRELVQGLRPVSVQLQAQAHTTALVEAADGSHNAAWFSQRKGFDTAFLKTAETTQTLKTPWPVLSADLVLALAVPSDSPEQPNELRYTHFGVKYSATHKLPLITAVNIDGAAAVRIKRGTDKWFADERIPRDIQLGAQNFQDEEIDRGHMVRREDPNWGSQQEAEQANFDTFHYVNAAAQHSRLNQGKALWQGLENYILDSARTHGFKACVFTGPILRKQGSDEKELWIDGAIAPLEFWKLVATLDAEGKALHTTAYVLSQGQLLRDLLEKRSRHEAVEGIELGPYRTFQVAIVDLAEATGYDFSAYVASDPLTRIQAGQEAVAHGEPVFMPIAELGEIIL